In Malus sylvestris chromosome 15, drMalSylv7.2, whole genome shotgun sequence, a single genomic region encodes these proteins:
- the LOC126601181 gene encoding cyclin-D5-1-like encodes MGDSAETSFSLSSLLCQEDETCLSQLKDESNTSVEFNPCFLFDNDDEYVENLVQKEAHCFGSKGLMDFSASGMSWLKTARLDAIDWIFNAWAVFGFQLQTAYLSVTYFDRFLSKRSIDDEKLWAIRLLSVACLSLAAKMEECKIPALSEFSVSDYDFESKVIQRMELLVLNTLEWKLGSITPFAYLHYFINKFCADQARPEGLFSNAVKLIMAMAKEIDLMDTRLSIIAAAAVLAAFDGRLTRKILDIKMNVISFLQSQDYEHIYSCYNFMQGVVERKAKTPAPKFSISPSSSSMEVLETSSFGTKRRLTFSDSADQSCPTKKAYDRGF; translated from the exons ATGGGGGACTCTGCAGAaacttcattctctctctccagCCTTCTCTGCCAAGAAGATGAAACTTGTCTGAGCCAGTTGAAGGACGAATCGAACACATCCGTAGAATTCAACCCATGCTTTCTTTTCGATAACGATGATGAATATGTCGAAAACTTGGTTCAGAAAGAAGCTCATTGCTTTGGATCCAAAGGGTTAATGGATTTCTCTGCCTCTGGCATGAGCTGGTTGAAAACTGCTCGATTGGATGCCATTGATTGGATTTTCAATGCAT GGGCAGTTTTTGGGTTCCAGTTGCAAACAGCTTACTTATCAGTGACTTACTTTGATAGGTTTCTTTCAAAACGATCCATTGAT gATGAGAAATTGTGGGCTATTAGATTGTTATCAGTGGCATGTTTATCCTTGGCTGCTAAGATGGAAGAATGCAAAATACCAGCTTTATCAGAGTTTTCGGTTTCGGATTATGATTTTGAAAGCAAAGTCATTCAAAGAATGGAGCTCTTGGTGTTGAATACATTGGAATGGAAGTTGGGTTCAATCACTCCTTTTGCTTATCTGCATTACTTCATCAATAAGTTTTGTGCTGATCAAGCAAGGCCAGAAGGACTGTTTTCTAATGCTGTAAAACTGATTATGGCAATGGCAAAAG AAATTGATTTAATGGATACTCGGCTGTCGATTATTGCAGCTGCTGCAGTTTTAGCAGCATTTGATGGTCGGTTAACTAGAAAGATTCTGGATATTAAGATGAATGTGATCTCATTCTTGCAGTCCCAAGATTAT GAACATATATATTCCTGCTATAATTTTATGCAGGGAGTGGTGGAAAGAAAAGCTAAGACACCAGCACCCAAGTTTTCAATTTCCCCTTCATCAAGCTCGATGGAAGTGCTTGAGACTTCATCATTTGGCACTAAGAGAAGGCTTACATTCAGTGACTCTGCTGATCAAAGTTGCCCAACCAAGAAGGCTTACGATAGAGGTTTTTGA